TTTTGCTATTCTGTTTTTAGTCGCCTATGCTGGGCAGGCACAGTTTCGGTATGGAAATGAATGGATTGTTCCGACGCAATCCTATGCCAAGATCAGCATTCTGGAGGATGGCATTTACCGGATCACTTACGCTGAATTAGTTCGTGCCGGTTTTACTCCAGATACAATTAATCCCAAAAATTTACAGCTATTTCACCGAGGCCGTGAACTGGCTATCGAAGTCATTGGCGATGAGGACGGACGATTCGACCAGACCGATTTTATTCAGTTTTACGCCGAGAAAAATAAAGGTGAACTCGATAGCTTAGTTTACTACCACACCAGCCGCGCCAACCCCTACCAAAGCTTATTTTCGGATGAAACATTCTATTTTCTGACAATAGGATCAAAACCGGGGCTTCGGCTTCCTACTTTTATTGGCAAACCTACCAGTCAGGCGCCCGAACCGTATCATCTTGAACAACAGGTTTTGGCCTTCACCAGTCAATACTCGTTCAACAATTCCATTGGTTTGGTGCCTCCTGTTCAACAAAGCTATTTTGAAGAAGGCGAAGGCTGGACAGGAAATTATATAGGCCCGGACTCGGTAGCCCGATTCACAATACAGTTTCAGAATCGAGTCGTTGACAGTAACCAGCTTCCTACGTTTACGTTTCAACTTAACGGTCGTTCGCCCAACAACCACCAGTTGTGGTATGCCCTGAACGATGGGATGCCCATTGACACACTTTCAATCGGCCCGTTCAGCCCCAAAAGCGTGCTGCTTACCTTGACCGAAAATGCAATTAAAAACGAATCGATCCTTTTAAAAACCAAATCCCTGAACGTAAGTGCCAATGACTGGTATTCGATGACCTACCTGAATGTCGTATACCCACAACACTTTCTGATGAATAGTCAGCCAGATAAATATTTCCATTTGCGACCTAACCCTGCCAATCAATCGGTTATAGAGATACCTGATCTGAATACCAACGCTATGGTGTATGCACTTACAGGCCGGTACGCAACCGCCAAAATCATGCATCAGGCGGGGCTGTTTATCGTTCCGAACACCCTGACCGGGCAAACGGTATTTATCAGCAATGAAATCAAAAAATCGTCGTCTATTACAGTTGTTAACTTCCCAATACTGGCCCCAAAAGCAAGTAATTATCTGCTTATTACGCACCGCTCTCTGCTCGAATCGGCTACCGAGTATGCCGCTTATCGGGCTTCAGACGCGGGTGGAGGGTATACACCATTGATTATTGAAACGAGGTCGATCTACGAACAATTCAACTATGGCGAGCGTAGCCCAATGGCGATTCGTCGGTTTGCCGATTTCATGCTGTCGGGCGGTACCAATAAGCACTTGTTTCTGCTGGGTCGGGGCATTAGTTTTCCTGATGTATTGAAATCCTCTGAAACCGACGATCTGGTTCCAACATTCGGCTATCCGGGCTCCGATGCTCTGCTTACGATGGGGCTCGCGGGTTTCCCAGAGTTTGTTCAGGCAATACCAACCGGTCGCATCAACGTAACCACCAACCAGCAAGTCCTGAATTATTTGGCAAAAGTCAAAGAATTTGAACAAGCTCCACCTACCGATTGGCAAAAACGGATGCTTCACTTAAATGGCGGACACGACCAGGGCGAAATTCTATACCTCAAAAGCCTGATGGAACAGCTTCGCCCGATAGCCGAAAGCCCTTATATGGGTGCGCAGGTGACTTCGCTCTCGAAAAAAACGTTTGAAGAAGTTGAAGCCGTCGATATTTCACAACCGATCAATGAGGGTGTGGGGATGGTAGCTTATACGGGGCATGGCTCTTCCAGCACACTCGATTTTAACATTGGTTACTGTTCGGCCCCCGGTAACCATATCAATAACAAAGGCAAGTACCCAATTTTGTTTTTCAACGGCTGTAGCATCAATAATCTTTTTTATAAATACAATCCACTCAGTACCGACTGGCTTATTACACCCGACAAAGGGGCCATAGCTGTACTGGCGGGTTCGTTCTGGAGCTACCCAACTAGCACCCAAACCTATGCCATAACCCTTTATCGAAAACTTTTTACGGATACCACTACCTTGACTCACACACTGGGCCAACTACAACAGCAGGTTAATCTGACGCTCAACTCATACAGTGGTGACCTGACGCTTCGCACGGATTTACAACAGATTATCTTACAGGGCGACCCCGCGTTGCATATTTTTCCGCTAGCCAAACCCGACTATGCGGCT
This window of the Spirosoma aerolatum genome carries:
- the porU2 gene encoding putative type IX secretion system sortase PorU2 — translated: MKLIFAILFLVAYAGQAQFRYGNEWIVPTQSYAKISILEDGIYRITYAELVRAGFTPDTINPKNLQLFHRGRELAIEVIGDEDGRFDQTDFIQFYAEKNKGELDSLVYYHTSRANPYQSLFSDETFYFLTIGSKPGLRLPTFIGKPTSQAPEPYHLEQQVLAFTSQYSFNNSIGLVPPVQQSYFEEGEGWTGNYIGPDSVARFTIQFQNRVVDSNQLPTFTFQLNGRSPNNHQLWYALNDGMPIDTLSIGPFSPKSVLLTLTENAIKNESILLKTKSLNVSANDWYSMTYLNVVYPQHFLMNSQPDKYFHLRPNPANQSVIEIPDLNTNAMVYALTGRYATAKIMHQAGLFIVPNTLTGQTVFISNEIKKSSSITVVNFPILAPKASNYLLITHRSLLESATEYAAYRASDAGGGYTPLIIETRSIYEQFNYGERSPMAIRRFADFMLSGGTNKHLFLLGRGISFPDVLKSSETDDLVPTFGYPGSDALLTMGLAGFPEFVQAIPTGRINVTTNQQVLNYLAKVKEFEQAPPTDWQKRMLHLNGGHDQGEILYLKSLMEQLRPIAESPYMGAQVTSLSKKTFEEVEAVDISQPINEGVGMVAYTGHGSSSTLDFNIGYCSAPGNHINNKGKYPILFFNGCSINNLFYKYNPLSTDWLITPDKGAIAVLAGSFWSYPTSTQTYAITLYRKLFTDTTTLTHTLGQLQQQVNLTLNSYSGDLTLRTDLQQIILQGDPALHIFPLAKPDYAARSLFIQARKPGTLIANNDSITIKLILSNTGKFYARQTVPLQLTKTYTNGNVNSQRLLVDVTSVLDTIIIPIKKELSLSQLAIMVDSDHQIDELVETNNEQSLDLTNWPTIQQTSVFPTSALPDQLNPIISVTVDDRVLKNGDYVSANPIIQVILTDENQLPLDKLRNIQTYLKSCPSCPFVLLTQQSGSAVSPVSLLATYQLTNLAPGAYELLVTGRDAADNSAGNAYGITFNVADMPVPTIWKIYPNPGSDIIQVSFTIVSKSAPKSSQFTVINSLGIPVDNYVTTPFVGENTIYLENFRLLLAGLYQAILRINWGDGREEILQEKFVKQ